One Arthrobacter sp. StoSoilB20 DNA segment encodes these proteins:
- the tdh gene encoding L-threonine 3-dehydrogenase, which produces MKALYKSGPHAGFELVERPEPEAGPSDVKIRVMTTGICGTDLHIQSWDAWAQGIIETPLIAGHEFYGEVVEIGEDVRDVKVGDRVSGEGHVVCGICRNCRAGRRQMCIHTVSVGVQRDGAFAEYVVIPETNVWVHHDESVTPELGAIFDPFGNAVHTALSFPLVGEDVLITGAGPIGLMAIAVARHAGARKIAITDVSAPRLELARQMGVDLAVDVSKMRVREAQQELGMREGFDIGLEMSGHPTALPEMIDNMNHGGRIAMLGLPSQSIDIDWAKVVTHMLTLKGIYGREMFETWYAMSAMLSSNPVLHRSISAVVTDKLSAKDWEKGFEIARNGTGGKVVLDWTEL; this is translated from the coding sequence ATGAAGGCTCTCTACAAATCCGGACCCCACGCAGGGTTCGAACTCGTCGAACGTCCCGAGCCCGAAGCGGGCCCCAGCGACGTCAAGATCCGTGTGATGACCACCGGCATCTGCGGCACCGACCTCCACATTCAAAGCTGGGACGCATGGGCGCAGGGCATCATCGAAACCCCACTCATTGCCGGACATGAGTTCTACGGCGAAGTGGTGGAAATCGGCGAGGATGTCCGCGACGTCAAAGTAGGGGACAGGGTCTCCGGCGAGGGCCATGTGGTCTGCGGAATCTGCCGCAACTGCCGCGCCGGACGCCGCCAGATGTGCATCCACACCGTGTCCGTCGGTGTGCAGCGCGATGGTGCTTTCGCGGAGTACGTGGTGATTCCGGAAACCAACGTGTGGGTCCACCACGACGAATCCGTTACCCCGGAACTCGGAGCGATTTTCGACCCCTTCGGCAACGCCGTCCACACGGCACTGAGCTTCCCGCTGGTTGGCGAAGATGTGCTCATTACAGGTGCCGGACCCATCGGGCTGATGGCCATCGCCGTCGCCCGTCATGCCGGTGCACGCAAGATCGCCATCACTGACGTCTCAGCCCCGCGGCTGGAACTGGCGCGGCAAATGGGTGTAGACCTGGCCGTCGACGTCTCCAAGATGCGCGTCCGCGAAGCCCAGCAGGAACTGGGCATGCGCGAAGGATTCGACATCGGCCTGGAAATGTCGGGACACCCCACGGCGCTGCCTGAGATGATCGACAACATGAACCACGGCGGACGCATCGCCATGCTCGGGCTCCCCAGCCAGTCCATCGATATTGACTGGGCCAAGGTAGTCACGCACATGCTCACCCTCAAGGGCATCTACGGCCGGGAGATGTTCGAGACCTGGTACGCCATGAGCGCCATGCTGTCCTCCAACCCCGTGCTCCACCGCAGCATCTCCGCGGTGGTCACGGACAAACTGTCGGCAAAGGACTGGGAGAAGGGCTTCGAGATCGCCCGCAACGGCACCGGGGGCAAAGTGGTCCTCGACTGGACCGAACTCTAA
- a CDS encoding glycine C-acetyltransferase: MYSAIKDQLQGELEEIRGAGLFKTERHIDSPQASHIAAGQLGQPANKVLNFCANNYLGLADHPDIIAAAKTAMDERGFGMASVRFICGTQDLHLELEGRVSKFLGTEDTILFSSCFDANGGVFESLFGPDDAIISDSLNHASIIDGIRLSKAKRFRYANQDMADLEAKLVEASGSRRKIIVTDGVFSMDGFLAPLEAICDLAEKHDALVMVDDSHAVGFMGPTGAGTPEHAGVSERVDIYTGTFGKALGGASGGYVSGRGEIVAMLRQKARPYLFSNSLAPAIVAATIKAIELVQESGELRTRLFENAALFRRRMSEEGFELLDGEHAIIPVMFGDAVMAARIADEMLNNGVFVTAFSFPVVPRGAARIRVQLSAAHSADDVEACVQAFVKSRAAVA, from the coding sequence ATGTATTCAGCCATCAAAGACCAGCTGCAGGGCGAACTGGAGGAGATCCGCGGCGCCGGACTCTTCAAGACCGAACGCCACATCGATTCCCCTCAGGCCAGCCACATCGCCGCCGGGCAGCTCGGCCAGCCGGCCAACAAGGTCCTCAATTTCTGCGCCAACAACTACCTCGGCCTGGCAGACCACCCGGACATCATTGCCGCCGCCAAGACAGCCATGGACGAGCGCGGCTTCGGGATGGCATCGGTGCGTTTCATCTGTGGAACCCAGGACCTGCACTTGGAACTCGAGGGCCGCGTCTCGAAGTTCCTTGGTACTGAGGACACCATCCTCTTCTCCAGCTGCTTTGACGCCAACGGTGGCGTTTTCGAGTCCTTGTTCGGCCCGGACGATGCCATCATCTCCGACTCCCTGAACCACGCCTCCATCATTGACGGCATCCGCCTGAGCAAGGCCAAGCGCTTCCGCTACGCCAACCAGGACATGGCCGATCTCGAAGCCAAGCTGGTGGAGGCTTCGGGGTCGCGTCGCAAGATCATCGTCACGGACGGTGTGTTCTCCATGGATGGCTTCCTTGCACCACTTGAAGCAATCTGCGACCTCGCCGAGAAGCACGATGCACTGGTCATGGTGGACGACTCCCACGCCGTCGGCTTCATGGGCCCCACCGGCGCCGGCACCCCCGAACACGCCGGTGTCTCCGAGCGTGTGGATATCTACACCGGCACCTTCGGCAAGGCACTTGGCGGCGCCTCGGGTGGCTACGTTTCCGGCCGCGGCGAGATCGTTGCGATGCTCCGCCAGAAGGCCCGCCCGTACCTGTTCTCCAACTCCCTGGCCCCGGCAATCGTCGCGGCCACCATCAAGGCCATTGAACTGGTTCAGGAATCCGGCGAACTCCGCACCCGACTCTTTGAGAACGCGGCTTTGTTCCGCCGCCGCATGAGCGAGGAAGGGTTCGAGCTCCTCGACGGCGAGCACGCCATCATCCCCGTGATGTTCGGTGACGCCGTGATGGCCGCCAGGATCGCGGACGAAATGCTCAACAACGGCGTCTTCGTCACGGCCTTCAGCTTCCCCGTGGTGCCCAGGGGTGCGGCCCGGATCCGTGTGCAGCTCTCCGCCGCCCACAGCGCGGACGACGTCGAAGCCTGCGTCCAGGCGTTCGTCAAGAGTCGCGCCGCAGTCGCCTAA
- a CDS encoding AAA family ATPase, whose amino-acid sequence MHRNHPIRRVAEDPAKALDRRQWPASLPPVAQLLDQGLDLTPATILVGENGSGKSTVVEAIAMAYGLSPEGGSTGARHTTRSTESELGSHLQLIRNAGSSKRGYFLRAETMHGFFTYLEQNPSTYGDLPFHDMSHGESFLELAVDRFRGPGLWVLDEPESALSFNGCLSLLSVLKELLVDGKSQVIMSTHSPLLAALPGAQILEVGHWGLRSRQWSDLDLVTNWRSFLDAPERFLRHL is encoded by the coding sequence ATGCACCGCAACCATCCCATCCGGCGAGTAGCGGAAGATCCCGCCAAAGCACTGGACCGCCGCCAGTGGCCGGCCAGCCTTCCTCCGGTGGCACAGCTTCTGGACCAAGGTCTGGATCTGACGCCTGCAACAATCCTGGTGGGCGAAAACGGTTCTGGTAAGTCGACAGTTGTCGAGGCCATCGCCATGGCCTACGGTCTGTCTCCGGAGGGCGGCTCAACGGGGGCCCGACACACTACAAGATCCACCGAATCCGAACTGGGCAGCCACCTGCAACTCATCCGAAACGCCGGAAGCAGCAAGCGTGGTTACTTCCTTCGGGCTGAAACCATGCACGGTTTTTTCACCTATCTGGAGCAGAACCCCAGCACGTACGGCGACTTGCCCTTCCACGACATGTCGCACGGCGAATCGTTCCTCGAGCTCGCTGTTGACCGGTTCCGTGGGCCCGGATTGTGGGTATTGGATGAGCCGGAATCAGCGTTGTCGTTCAATGGCTGCCTCAGCCTGCTCTCAGTTCTCAAGGAGTTGCTGGTTGATGGCAAGTCCCAGGTCATCATGTCTACGCATTCGCCTTTGCTTGCCGCACTTCCCGGTGCCCAAATACTTGAAGTCGGGCACTGGGGTCTTCGGTCCAGACAATGGTCGGATCTGGACCTGGTCACCAATTGGCGATCATTTCTGGACGCCCCGGAAAGATTCCTCCGGCACCTTTAG
- a CDS encoding FAD-dependent oxidoreductase: protein MASNYDVVIVGGGIGGLSLAAALAGKCTVALVEAEQSLAFHTSSRSARQLIPSYGPAVVQELTIRTLEMLAARDAVAAEPILTPRGFMLVGDEESVRAEASGNMHAITHDEAMRLCPALDPGSFTSAGLDSGSFGCNAPLLLDEHRRTAEAAGVDIITGARVHSAQRLGSGWQVGAGTEGFQSGVVVNAAGAWADELAVISGVEKLGLQPYRRTAAIVNVENPLTPQTPMVCAADDSFYFRAEGNQVLISPSESVPSGAEDAKPYAGDVEALISNLNTVTTLGIRSVDRAWTGLRTEAADGVPAVGFDAEAPGFFWLAGQGGYGFQTSSAIAELAAALILGEVGADSPESRTAEQLAATRWSIRR from the coding sequence ATGGCTTCGAATTATGACGTGGTAATCGTTGGCGGCGGGATCGGCGGACTGTCCTTGGCGGCGGCCCTCGCGGGCAAGTGCACTGTGGCGCTTGTCGAAGCGGAGCAATCCCTTGCTTTCCACACTTCCTCGCGTTCTGCCCGGCAGTTGATCCCCAGCTACGGCCCGGCGGTGGTGCAGGAACTGACCATCCGAACCTTGGAGATGCTGGCAGCCCGGGATGCCGTAGCGGCCGAACCCATCCTCACCCCGCGTGGCTTCATGCTGGTGGGCGATGAAGAATCGGTACGGGCCGAGGCCAGCGGGAACATGCACGCTATTACCCACGACGAAGCGATGCGTCTTTGCCCGGCCCTGGACCCCGGGTCCTTCACATCGGCCGGGCTGGATAGTGGCTCCTTCGGCTGCAACGCCCCGCTCTTGCTGGACGAGCACCGCCGGACGGCAGAAGCTGCCGGCGTGGACATCATCACCGGAGCCAGGGTCCACTCCGCCCAGCGGTTGGGGAGCGGCTGGCAGGTGGGCGCCGGCACCGAAGGCTTCCAGTCCGGCGTCGTGGTTAATGCCGCAGGTGCCTGGGCGGACGAACTTGCCGTTATCAGCGGCGTGGAGAAGTTGGGCCTGCAGCCATACCGTCGGACTGCCGCGATAGTGAATGTCGAGAACCCCCTGACGCCCCAAACGCCCATGGTGTGCGCAGCAGATGACTCGTTCTACTTCCGCGCCGAAGGCAACCAAGTGCTGATCTCGCCCTCGGAAAGCGTGCCCAGCGGCGCAGAAGATGCCAAGCCATATGCCGGTGATGTGGAGGCCTTGATCAGCAACCTCAACACCGTGACGACCCTGGGGATCCGCTCAGTGGACCGCGCGTGGACGGGCCTGCGCACCGAAGCTGCAGACGGAGTTCCGGCGGTGGGATTCGACGCCGAAGCGCCCGGCTTCTTCTGGCTGGCCGGACAGGGCGGCTACGGTTTCCAAACGTCCTCGGCCATTGCGGAACTGGCCGCTGCCCTGATCCTCGGCGAGGTCGGGGCAGACAGTCCGGAATCCCGGACAGCGGAGCAGCTCGCAGCCACACGCTGGTCCATCCGGCGCTGA
- the hutI gene encoding imidazolonepropionase, with translation MSGNRNGNSGSTVITNIGELMTQDLEHRVLKDAAIVFEGERISWIGSAKDAPAADEMIDAEGRAVLPGWVDSHSHLVFAGDRTAEFEARMAGQSYSAGGIAVTTGATRRVSDDELASLVRGRVAEAVSQGTTYLESKTGYGLDVDNEARSARIAAAEVDEVTYLGAHLVPKGSDPEEYTDLVCGPMLDAVLPYVRWADVFCEWGAFTEDQSRRVLTAAKKAGLGLRVHGNQLGEGPGVALAVEFAAASVDHVNYLSDKDIAALAGTWAGWDPATGQGSRGTVATCLPACDLSTRQPLAPGRELLDAGVQLALAANCNPGTSYTSSMAFCVTTAVLQMHLSVHEAVRAATYGGALALGRESGNDVDAERAVGSLAVGHRADLHLLKAPSATHLAYRPGIPLTHSVWRAGVRAV, from the coding sequence ATGAGCGGAAACAGGAACGGGAACAGCGGCAGCACAGTCATCACCAACATCGGCGAACTGATGACCCAGGACCTTGAGCACCGGGTCCTGAAGGACGCCGCAATCGTGTTCGAAGGCGAGCGCATCTCCTGGATCGGTTCGGCCAAGGACGCTCCGGCCGCTGACGAAATGATCGACGCCGAGGGCCGCGCCGTCCTGCCCGGCTGGGTGGATTCGCATTCCCATCTGGTCTTCGCGGGGGACCGCACGGCTGAGTTCGAGGCCCGCATGGCGGGCCAGAGCTACAGCGCGGGCGGGATCGCCGTCACCACGGGTGCCACTCGCCGGGTCAGCGACGACGAGCTTGCCAGCTTGGTCCGGGGCCGCGTGGCCGAGGCAGTCTCGCAAGGAACCACCTACTTGGAGAGCAAGACCGGGTACGGGCTTGACGTTGACAACGAGGCCCGCAGCGCCCGCATCGCCGCAGCGGAAGTTGACGAGGTCACTTACCTCGGGGCGCACCTTGTCCCGAAAGGTTCAGATCCCGAGGAATACACGGACCTGGTGTGCGGTCCGATGCTGGACGCCGTCCTGCCGTATGTCCGCTGGGCAGATGTGTTTTGCGAATGGGGGGCGTTTACTGAGGACCAGTCCCGGCGTGTCCTGACGGCAGCGAAAAAGGCCGGACTGGGCTTGAGGGTTCACGGCAACCAACTCGGCGAAGGCCCCGGTGTTGCCTTGGCCGTGGAGTTCGCCGCTGCCAGCGTGGACCATGTCAACTACCTCTCGGACAAGGACATTGCTGCGCTCGCGGGAACGTGGGCCGGCTGGGACCCGGCCACGGGTCAGGGAAGCAGGGGCACTGTGGCAACGTGCCTTCCTGCCTGCGATCTTTCCACCCGGCAGCCGCTTGCCCCTGGCCGTGAATTGCTCGACGCCGGCGTGCAGCTCGCCCTTGCGGCGAACTGCAATCCCGGTACCTCGTATACGAGTTCCATGGCCTTCTGTGTCACCACTGCCGTGCTTCAAATGCACCTCAGCGTCCACGAAGCCGTCCGGGCGGCGACGTACGGTGGCGCCTTGGCGTTGGGGCGGGAGTCGGGGAACGACGTCGACGCCGAACGGGCGGTGGGTTCGCTCGCCGTCGGGCATCGCGCGGACTTGCACCTGCTGAAGGCGCCGTCGGCCACGCACCTGGCCTACCGCCCGGGGATCCCGCTGACGCATTCGGTGTGGCGCGCGGGCGTCCGGGCTGTCTGA